Proteins from a genomic interval of Oncorhynchus nerka isolate Pitt River linkage group LG13, Oner_Uvic_2.0, whole genome shotgun sequence:
- the LOC115139569 gene encoding enhancer of rudimentary homolog, which yields MSHTILLVQPTKRPEGRTYADYESVNECMEGVCKMYEEHLKRMNPNSPSITYDISQLFDFIDDLADLSCLVYRADTQTYQPYNKDWIKEKIYVLLRRQAQQAGK from the exons TCACACACAATTCTGCTTGTCCAGCCAACAAAGAGACCAGAGGGGAGGACATATGCCGACTACGAGTCAGTAAACGAATGCATGGAGG GTGTGTGTAAAATGTACGAGGAGCACCTGAAGAGGATGAACCCCAACAGTCCCTCCATCACCTATGACATCAGCCAGCTGTTTGACTTCATTGACGATTTGGCGGACCTCAGCTGTTTAGT ATACCGGGCGGACACTCAGACATACCAGCCATACAACAAAGACTGGATCAAGGAGAAGATCTACGTGCTGCTGCGGCGTCAAGCCCAACAAGCTGGGAAGTAA